gctgtgcCATTACTCGGACACGAATGGTCGATCCCTGAAGCTGTCCGTCAGGAGTCTGTCATTGTAGCCCAAACCCATACCCTGGTGGGGCTGGCTCAGGCCCTTGCAGGAGGGCCGGCGCGATGGGCTTGGGGCGCGGGCGGGTGGCTTCAATTCCTCTGGGGGCTCGAGGTCGCTGGGCTGGTCCCGCAACAGCCGGCTGGCTGAGTTGGACAGCCATGAGGGCCGGGGTggaggcgggcgggccgggcggctgTCCGGGCTGGCGGAGGCCcgttccctgctgctctgtggcagggGGGCCGGTTTTGCAGGCACAGGTGATGGCTCTTGCTGTCGGGTCCAGCTCTCCGGGGTGCTGCAGCGGCTGCTCCGGCTGTCCAGGCccgaggagcagctgctggtgtcGGACCAGGCTCGCGAAGCTGCGGAGAGGcgcctgcggagagaggaggctgctgaggcCCCACCGCGGCTGTGGGGCCGGGCGGGTGTGAGGGTGCGGGGCAGCACTGGGCGCCTCACGGGGTGCGGATGCCTGGCTGCGCGTGGGAGCTGTGGGCGTGGAGAGCTCCGTGCAGAAAACGGGGCACCCCGCACCCCTCGTCTGGGGCTCTGCTCGCCTGCCCACGGCTCGTCTCCTCTCGGCCCTGACCATCCtgacctgcctgctctgcacgtGCCTGGAAGGAGACCTGCCCGCGACAGACCGAGGGGACCAAAGCTGGgcacagcgctgcagggccaggagagcctcctgttctcctttctcagcgtgcctggcagagaccagcactcggctcccctgcctgtccctgaccAGACAAGGGCACAGCCTCGGCTCTCTGTTCAGCGAGatgctctccatcctctcttcagAATACGTATCCAAAGAGATACGTacccctgcacagaaaaaaaccctgcctgtgctgagaacaCGCATGCTGGCAGTGCTCAGGTGCAGATGGGACAGGCTGactctttctccaaagcaaggcCGAGAGCTGGGAAGGCTCCTCACCACGGTCTCAGTTGCTGGGACACCCTGGTCGAGGTGAACCTCTGGGATTTACGGCATCACCCAACAGGGTGATTTCTGCTGGCAGGTTCACTGGCAGAAAGATGTCACTATTGCGCTTCTCACTTTCTATGGCAATGTCATCCCTcgtttttcttcctgaccttGCTCATCCTACGTCTGTCGCTGGGTCTGCTCTTGTCGAGGCAGGGTCACTTTTAACTAACACTTGCCACAGGAGGAAGGCGTTTCACAAAAGAGTGCCCATGAATTGAGAGGCCAGTTAAAACATcttacagcagaaatctcagtAGAGTTTGGCCAGTAACTGTCTCGGCACTCCACAATACCCTACCTCTAAATGTTTCATGGCTAATAGCAGCCATCTAATACAgaagtttggcaaaaaaaacTCCCAACAACTCACCGTCGTCTCTTCCTCCACAGACAGATCACACAACACAGTATCATCCCAAACAGCACGGAGCCCAGGACCGCCACGGCGCCTTCTATGCAGTAGTACCGGAAATCTTGAGGATCCAcagcatttgtgtttctcttgtcaTCCACACCTGCAGGAACAATTCTGTGCATTAGTGTGTCCTGCACGCTACTGGTAATCTCACAGGAGGTCTGACATTGccaggaaatgttctttctcactttgttagcatctctgcaccagcaaacatgctggggctgcaatgtttccttggtttcagtagaagcaaaggaaactccCAAAGCCATTGCAAATCAATGCACTCTggagcctctctttctcctcagagCTTTGCTCACACTGTGGTACGGCTGTAATCCAGTTTTCCCAGTGTCACAGGTTTGCTCCCCCTTCTTGGCCACCCTTCACGTttgcacacaatttcttttgcGCTCACCCACTTTCACTCCCCAAGGCTTGctagtgctgctgcctggaggctcTCTCTGACCCTTTGGGACAAGTTGTCCCACTGAACAGAACTCATGAGGCCAGATGGAGAGCATGTGGGGGAGCGCAGCTGTTTGACCAATCGTTCCTTTGAGCGACACAGACAAAACCCATCCCTGCATCAGGGAGTGccacccccagctctctccccagcccatcaCCCACACCCTGAGGGGATGGAGTCAggccctctcaggagacacctgaACCTCGCTCTCTCCCTCTTCGCCTTTCCTCCAGCGTGGGCACTGCTTGCATGCCCCCAGGTTTCAGGACTTGTCTTCCCCTTATGGCCCCCTGCAAGACTGCTAATTACCTGCACTCTTTGGAGAAAATTCATATCTCCTGGCGTGGTGggcttctccagggctggacagcactgccactgccaAGAATCAGAGAAAGGTAAAGCCTCAGCATGGCTCAGGCACAGAAGATGCAGGAGGGTGGCACAGGTTCCCTCTAAGCCCATGCCCCATCCGCCAGTGAATCCCTTTGGACCTCAGTTCACAGGAG
This DNA window, taken from Buteo buteo unplaced genomic scaffold, bButBut1.hap1.1 HAP1_SCAFFOLD_62, whole genome shotgun sequence, encodes the following:
- the LOC142027848 gene encoding uncharacterized protein LOC142027848 yields the protein MVQAWGAMTPACLLILFVVSLQAWDVGAAPWQARGLDVAGRNGYPASQPGSRADAQGDRTGPQRAKYKAKAETGRSSQRSPEVLKEILKELDKAAREMDRETVEKEAFQEGDSHAVPVSDEKTGAIQSTGVPVAVLSSPGEAHHARRYEFSPKSAGVDDKRNTNAVDPQDFRYYCIEGAVAVLGSVLFGMILCCVICLWRKRRRRLSAASRAWSDTSSCSSGLDSRSSRCSTPESWTRQQEPSPVPAKPAPLPQSSRERASASPDSRPARPPPPRPSWLSNSASRLLRDQPSDLEPPEELKPPARAPSPSRRPSCKGLSQPHQGMGLGYNDRLLTDSFRDRPFVSE